A genomic region of Solanum dulcamara chromosome 2, daSolDulc1.2, whole genome shotgun sequence contains the following coding sequences:
- the LOC129875036 gene encoding uncharacterized protein LOC129875036, which yields MAESIQPIKRSREEDESQEIEENKRQKSSYNDILSILEEEEEYGFESDPEIKISGSNIFTTLQQELDLLPSCDNGFGSDPVEISIGSGNSQVRSSANSSTEYDSSSVIRHLLEASDDELGIPSGDGINGSDFPLVEENEINGGDFPFAISDGLWELEDETANYYSLLQSELFM from the coding sequence atggctGAGTCAATTCAACCCATTAAACGTTCAAGAGAAGAAGACGAATCccaagaaattgaagaaaataaacgCCAAAAATCATCATATAATGATATCCTCTCAATCctagaagaggaagaagaatacGGGTTTGAATCCGACCCGGAAATTAAAATTTCCGGATCGAACATCTTCACCACGCTTCAGCAGGAGCTCGACCTTCTGCCGAGCTGCGACAATGGATTTGGATCGGATCCGGTAGAAATTTCTATCGGGTCGGGTAATTCCCAAGTCCGTAGCTCGGCTAATAGTTCTACAGAATATGATAGTAGTAGTGTTATTAGACACCTTCTAGAAGCTTCTGATGATGAGCTTGGAATACCAAGTGGAGATGGGATCAACGGTTCAGATTTTCCGCTTGTTGAGGAAAATGAAATCAACGGtggagattttccttttgctATATCAGACGGTTTATGGGAACTTGAAGATGAAACTGCTAATTATTATTCTTTATTACAATCTGAACTTTTTAtgtag